Part of the Spirochaetota bacterium genome is shown below.
CAGGTATCCCTATTACTACTACTTTATTAGGACAGGGAGCGTATCCAGAAACTGATAGGTTATCGCTCAAAATGTTGGGAATGCATGGTACATATTATGCCAACCATGCAATGCATCAGTCAGATCTTGTTATTGCAATTGGTGCTCGTTTTGACGATAGGGTCACAGGTAAAATTGATGAGTTTATTCCTCATGCAAAAGTTATACACATTGACATTGATCCTTCATCAGTGAGTAAAAGTGTTGCGGTTGATGTTCCAATAGTTGGTGATGCAAAGCATGTGCTTGCCGAAATGAATAAAATAGTAAAGGCACCAAAGATAGATGAATGGGTTGCCTATGTTATGAAGATGAAAGAAGAAAATCCATTAACATATAAAGACAGCGACGTAAAGATAAAACCACAATATGTTGTTGAAAAAATTTATGAACTCACAAAAGGCGATGCTATTATCTGTACAGAAGTTGGTCAAAACCAGATGTGGGCTTCCCAATTTTATAATTTTTCAAAACCTAGGTCCTTTATTTCTTCGGGTGGACTTGGCACCATGGGATTTGGATTTCCTGCAGCAATTGGTGCTCAATTAGGTAGACCTGACAAACGTGTAATAGATATTGCAGGCGATGGTTCAATTCAGATGAACATACAAGAACT
Proteins encoded:
- a CDS encoding thiamine pyrophosphate-dependent enzyme, yielding GIPITTTLLGQGAYPETDRLSLKMLGMHGTYYANHAMHQSDLVIAIGARFDDRVTGKIDEFIPHAKVIHIDIDPSSVSKSVAVDVPIVGDAKHVLAEMNKIVKAPKIDEWVAYVMKMKEENPLTYKDSDVKIKPQYVVEKIYELTKGDAIICTEVGQNQMWASQFYNFSKPRSFISSGGLGTMGFGFPAAIGAQLGRPDKRVIDIAGDGSIQMNIQELIVAVQHRLPIIVAILNNGFLGMVRQWQQLFYNKRYSYTCINFQPDFVKLADAYGAVGIRIEKKADVIPAIEKALSITDKPIILDFHVDREENVYPMIPAGKSIKDMMMRELA